A region of the Roseiflexus sp. RS-1 genome:
GTGCGCGTGCAGCGCGCCTCGTAGCAGATCCGCACCGTCGATCCTTCCTGCGGTCCGTCGCTCAGCGGCGCGAAATCGTGTGTTCCGATCACCTGCCTCACTACAGCGTCCATTGCGGCTGTATCGAGGCGGCGCGGCACATATGCCGCGTGGCGGCGCAGCAGCGGTGAGGGCGTGCGACCATTGTCGATGACGTAGCGATACTCGCGACGTACTGCCGAGTAGCGTGCATGAAAATCATCGGGCGCTTCCCAGGCGGCAAGGACGCCGACATCTTCCGGGAGAATGCCGTTCAACCCCCGCACAATCGTGGATATTGTATGGCGGGTATCGGTTCGGACATTCGCCACCTGTCCACGGGCATGCACCCCGGCATCGGTACGTCCAGCCAGCGTCATCCGGCGGCG
Encoded here:
- the truA gene encoding tRNA pseudouridine(38-40) synthase TruA, which produces MRNIALRIEYDGADFVGSQWQTNGRSVQGVLEAAWQQLTGERRRMTLAGRTDAGVHARGQVANVRTDTRHTISTIVRGLNGILPEDVGVLAAWEAPDDFHARYSAVRREYRYVIDNGRTPSPLLRRHAAYVPRRLDTAAMDAVVRQVIGTHDFAPLSDGPQEGSTVRICYEARCTRTEVWGQPLVLIDIAANAFLRHMVRNLVGTLIQVGEGRIDADRFAAVLAGDDRRARVLAPAHGLYLMAVRYPEDGTGAADEPAAPHGVTETRMQL